A single region of the Prochlorococcus marinus str. MIT 0917 genome encodes:
- a CDS encoding methylenetetrahydrofolate reductase has protein sequence MKSKLQNRLESGLSAITAEIMPPRGGNTAVALSKAIKLKDLVHGFNVTDGSRAIMRMSSLALCKLLLEAGLEPVLQLSCRDRNRIALQAELLGAHALGIRNILCLTGDPVRVGDQSQAKSVQDLNSIELIDQVTSLNKGIDPVSDLLPDGPINLFAGAAADPNCRGFDGLRRRIELKKRAGANFLQTQMVMDPKVLERFCKEITEPMKIPVLAGVFLLKSAKNAQFINRVVPGACIPESIISRLDSSSNPIDEGISIAAEQVKSFLGISQGVHLMAVKAEQQIPIILERANIN, from the coding sequence GTGAAATCTAAACTTCAAAATCGTCTTGAATCTGGCTTATCAGCTATCACTGCTGAAATAATGCCTCCTAGGGGAGGTAATACAGCTGTAGCCCTATCAAAAGCCATCAAATTAAAAGACCTTGTGCATGGTTTTAATGTTACAGACGGCAGCAGAGCAATAATGAGAATGAGTAGCCTAGCCTTATGCAAGCTGCTTTTAGAGGCAGGTCTTGAACCAGTTCTGCAATTATCATGTAGGGATAGGAATCGAATCGCATTACAAGCTGAATTACTTGGTGCACATGCTTTAGGAATAAGAAATATACTTTGTTTAACTGGTGATCCTGTTCGAGTAGGAGACCAATCCCAAGCCAAATCAGTTCAAGACTTAAACTCAATAGAACTTATTGATCAAGTCACATCACTTAACAAAGGAATAGATCCAGTATCTGATTTGTTGCCTGATGGCCCAATTAATTTGTTTGCGGGAGCCGCAGCAGATCCAAATTGCAGAGGTTTTGATGGTTTAAGAAGAAGAATAGAACTAAAAAAAAGAGCTGGTGCAAATTTCCTTCAAACTCAAATGGTAATGGACCCAAAAGTACTTGAACGATTTTGCAAAGAAATAACAGAACCCATGAAAATTCCTGTTTTAGCTGGAGTTTTTCTGCTTAAATCCGCCAAAAATGCCCAATTCATAAATCGTGTAGTACCAGGTGCATGCATACCCGAATCAATTATTTCCAGACTTGATAGTTCATCTAACCCTATTGATGAAGGTATATCAATTGCTGCAGAGCAAGTAAAAAGTTTTCTAGGAATTTCTCAAGGAGTTCACCTTATGGCCGTTAAAGCAGAACAACAAATACCGATAATTTTAGAAAGAGCAAATATTAATTAG
- a CDS encoding helix-turn-helix domain-containing protein — protein sequence MFTGEIANSSHMGLSAREMEIIGLVADGLTNQEIAEKLTISKRTVDNHVSNMFTKTGSKNRVALLNWAMDHGKICRDGFNCCSLPDETAS from the coding sequence ATGTTTACAGGAGAGATCGCTAATTCGTCCCATATGGGACTCTCGGCTAGGGAAATGGAGATTATTGGATTAGTTGCAGATGGTCTCACTAATCAAGAGATTGCTGAAAAACTGACAATTAGCAAAAGAACTGTAGACAATCATGTAAGCAATATGTTCACAAAAACAGGTTCTAAAAACAGAGTGGCTTTATTAAACTGGGCAATGGATCATGGAAAGATCTGCCGTGATGGGTTTAATTGTTGTTCATTGCCAGATGAAACAGCTTCATAG
- a CDS encoding CYTH domain-containing protein, translating into MGIEIERRFLVKNEDWKSQAILSEGFSQAYLNSSPDEWATRVRLIENKQAYITLKSSLNGLTNYEFEYSIPTKDAIELIKLSKYKITKTRYQLNINNKNWIVDLFDGSNSPLKIAEIELNYESEKIKIPSWCGQEITGIKSLSNVSLAKTPISQLSVKDRMKIKGS; encoded by the coding sequence ATGGGTATAGAAATAGAAAGAAGATTCTTAGTTAAAAATGAGGATTGGAAATCACAAGCAATACTAAGTGAAGGTTTTAGTCAAGCCTATTTAAATTCAAGTCCAGATGAATGGGCTACTAGAGTAAGACTAATAGAGAATAAACAAGCATACATAACATTAAAGTCTTCTTTAAATGGATTAACAAACTACGAGTTTGAATATTCAATTCCTACAAAAGATGCTATTGAATTAATAAAATTATCAAAATATAAAATTACTAAAACGCGTTATCAACTAAACATAAATAACAAGAATTGGATAGTTGATCTTTTTGATGGGTCAAATTCTCCTTTGAAAATTGCTGAAATTGAATTGAATTATGAATCTGAAAAGATTAAAATCCCATCATGGTGTGGTCAAGAGATAACTGGGATCAAATCATTAAGCAATGTTTCTCTTGCTAAGACACCTATTTCTCAGTTGTCCGTAAAAGATCGGATGAAAATCAAAGGATCCTAA
- a CDS encoding NAD(+) kinase encodes MTTNLIWILYRSDSDNAYTETLNCKKIIEGYGKKVLFSEISNETNNINQLFSISDVLPEIAIVLGGDGTVLRAARYLSPKNIPILSFNVGGNLGFLTHDRHILKQENFWERVSNNRFNIQKRMMLEATVFKEKRNNESIIKRSFFALNDFYLRSCTDEIAPTCSLELEIDGEAVDKYKGDGLIFSTPTGSTAYSMAAGGPIIHPSLDAIIVSAICPMSLASRPIVVPPKAQLLIKPIREKKQKIKLWLDGSSGCLIEANDTCLIKKSNHSTSIIILDENLSYYKTITQKLHWASSLNESNK; translated from the coding sequence ATGACAACAAATCTGATCTGGATCTTATATAGATCAGATAGTGATAATGCATATACAGAAACATTAAATTGTAAAAAAATAATAGAAGGTTATGGAAAAAAAGTTTTATTTTCCGAAATAAGTAATGAAACAAATAATATAAATCAATTATTTTCAATATCTGATGTTTTACCTGAAATAGCTATTGTACTAGGAGGTGATGGAACAGTTTTAAGGGCTGCAAGATATTTATCCCCGAAAAATATACCTATTTTAAGTTTCAATGTTGGGGGGAATCTGGGATTTTTGACTCACGATCGTCATATCTTAAAACAAGAGAATTTTTGGGAGAGAGTTTCAAACAATAGATTTAACATACAAAAAAGAATGATGCTTGAAGCAACTGTATTTAAAGAAAAGCGCAATAACGAAAGCATAATTAAAAGATCATTTTTCGCTCTAAATGATTTTTATTTAAGATCTTGCACAGACGAAATTGCACCTACCTGCAGCCTTGAGCTTGAAATAGATGGTGAAGCTGTAGACAAATATAAAGGAGATGGACTTATCTTTTCTACCCCAACAGGTTCTACTGCTTACTCTATGGCCGCAGGGGGGCCAATAATCCACCCTTCCTTGGATGCGATAATTGTAAGCGCTATATGTCCGATGAGCTTGGCCAGCAGACCAATCGTGGTCCCTCCTAAAGCACAATTATTAATAAAACCAATAAGAGAAAAGAAGCAAAAAATAAAGCTATGGTTAGATGGATCTAGTGGATGCCTAATTGAAGCTAACGATACATGCTTAATAAAAAAATCTAATCATTCAACCTCAATAATAATTTTAGATGAAAATCTTTCTTATTATAAGACAATTACTCAAAAACTTCATTGGGCAAGCAGTCTTAATGAGAGTAATAAATAA
- the nuoK gene encoding NADH-quinone oxidoreductase subunit NuoK, producing the protein MLENSIGPVPLQAYLIVAAFLFCTGVWGLINSRNAVRVLMSIELMLNAVNINLMSFSSYIDGSIIRGQVFSIFVITVAAAEAAVGLAILLSLYRNRVTIDMESFNLLKW; encoded by the coding sequence ATGCTAGAAAATTCTATTGGGCCAGTACCTCTTCAGGCTTATCTTATAGTTGCTGCATTTCTGTTTTGTACAGGTGTATGGGGATTAATAAATAGTCGAAATGCTGTACGAGTTTTAATGAGTATTGAATTAATGTTAAACGCAGTGAATATAAATCTTATGAGTTTTTCATCCTATATAGACGGATCAATAATTAGAGGACAAGTGTTTTCAATTTTTGTTATAACAGTAGCAGCTGCCGAGGCTGCTGTTGGGCTGGCAATACTACTTTCATTGTATAGAAATAGAGTTACTATTGATATGGAAAGTTTCAATCTACTCAAATGGTAG
- a CDS encoding NADH-quinone oxidoreductase subunit J — MNIAYSTELICFLILSAVVVSGSLAVVLLENIVYSAFLLGGVFMAVAGLYLLLNASFVAAAQILVYVGAVNVLILFAIMLVNNKEKLKPIDGLKTRKLISGAVCGGLLILLLRVSLTTKWNLPGPTSIGEEATERIGEHLFTDYLLPFELASILLLMAMIGAIVLARRDVSIPIENINDIKNKNSLSDKKVPLLSKK, encoded by the coding sequence ATGAATATCGCTTATTCAACAGAATTAATTTGCTTTTTAATTCTTAGTGCTGTCGTAGTTTCTGGAAGTTTGGCAGTTGTTTTATTAGAAAATATTGTTTACTCAGCATTTTTATTAGGCGGAGTATTTATGGCTGTAGCAGGTTTATATCTTTTACTAAATGCTAGCTTTGTCGCTGCAGCTCAAATTCTTGTATATGTAGGAGCCGTAAATGTTTTGATATTATTTGCAATTATGTTGGTTAATAACAAAGAAAAGTTAAAACCAATTGACGGTCTTAAAACTAGAAAATTGATATCTGGTGCTGTTTGTGGTGGATTATTAATTTTATTATTGCGGGTTAGCCTTACCACTAAATGGAACTTACCTGGACCAACATCTATTGGCGAAGAAGCAACTGAGAGAATTGGTGAACATCTATTCACAGATTATTTATTACCTTTTGAACTTGCTTCGATTTTATTATTAATGGCTATGATTGGAGCAATTGTATTAGCGAGAAGAGATGTCTCAATTCCAATAGAGAATATAAATGATATAAAGAATAAAAATTCCTTAAGTGATAAGAAAGTTCCTCTTCTTTCCAAAAAATAG
- the ndhI gene encoding NAD(P)H-quinone oxidoreductase subunit I — MLGFLGKVADYTKEAISAAKYLVDGLGVTFDHMRRRPVTVQYPYEKLIPSERYRGRIHYEFDKCIACEVCVRVCPINLPVVDWVMNKETKKKELRNYSIDFGACIFCGNCVEYCPTNCLSMTEEYELAAFDRHSLNYDNVALGRLPTSVTSDPSVRPLRELAYLPESIMDPHELPANQKRAGKLPIQIIKELKTEESQKEDNNSSDMVQNKLNSTN, encoded by the coding sequence ATGCTTGGTTTCCTTGGAAAAGTTGCCGACTACACTAAAGAAGCCATTAGTGCAGCGAAATATTTAGTTGATGGACTAGGCGTTACATTTGACCACATGCGTCGAAGGCCTGTAACGGTTCAATATCCTTACGAAAAACTAATTCCATCTGAGCGTTATCGAGGAAGGATTCATTATGAATTTGACAAGTGCATTGCTTGCGAGGTTTGCGTAAGGGTATGTCCAATTAATCTTCCAGTTGTTGATTGGGTAATGAATAAAGAAACCAAGAAAAAAGAATTGAGAAATTATTCTATTGACTTTGGTGCATGTATTTTTTGTGGAAATTGCGTTGAATATTGCCCTACAAATTGTTTATCAATGACAGAAGAATATGAACTCGCTGCATTTGATAGACATAGCCTTAACTACGATAATGTTGCTCTTGGAAGACTACCAACAAGTGTAACTTCAGATCCATCAGTTCGCCCGCTAAGAGAATTAGCTTATTTGCCCGAGAGCATCATGGACCCTCATGAATTACCTGCGAACCAAAAAAGAGCAGGTAAACTTCCAATTCAGATTATAAAAGAACTAAAAACAGAGGAATCACAAAAAGAAGATAATAATTCGTCCGATATGGTTCAAAATAAATTAAATTCTACTAATTAA
- the nuoH gene encoding NADH-quinone oxidoreductase subunit NuoH: MNSGIDLEMSFTQGVQNLGLSHELAHLLWIPLPMLLVLVSAVIGVLVTVWLERKISAAAQQRIGPEYAGALGILQPMADGLKLLVKEDIIPARADSVLFTVGPILVLVPVILSWLIVPFGQNLLISNVGIGIFLWIALSSIQPIGLLMSGYSSNNKYSLLGGLRAAAQSISYEIPLALAVLAIVMMSNSLSTVDIVEQQNTAGFLSWNIWRQPVGFIIFWICALAECERLPFDLPEAEEELVAGYQTEYAGMKFALFYLAGYINLVLSALLVSVLYLGGWGFPISIDWFASLIGLSIDNPLVQIIAASVGIVMTILKAYLLVFLAILLRWTTPRVRIDQLLDLGWKFLLPISLVNLLVTASLKLAFPMTFGG; this comes from the coding sequence GTGAATTCAGGTATAGACCTTGAAATGAGTTTCACCCAAGGTGTTCAAAACCTTGGTTTATCTCATGAATTAGCACATCTTCTATGGATACCTCTTCCAATGCTTTTGGTTTTGGTGTCAGCTGTAATTGGTGTATTAGTAACAGTTTGGCTTGAACGAAAAATCTCTGCAGCAGCTCAACAGAGAATTGGACCTGAATATGCAGGTGCACTTGGTATTCTTCAGCCAATGGCAGACGGTTTGAAACTTTTAGTAAAAGAAGACATTATTCCAGCAAGGGCAGACAGTGTTCTTTTTACAGTTGGTCCAATATTAGTTTTAGTTCCGGTAATTCTATCTTGGTTAATTGTTCCTTTTGGTCAAAATCTTTTAATTAGCAATGTAGGCATAGGAATCTTTTTGTGGATTGCCCTTAGTAGTATTCAACCTATTGGTCTACTGATGAGTGGCTACTCTTCTAATAATAAATATTCTTTGCTAGGTGGACTTAGAGCTGCCGCTCAATCAATTAGTTATGAAATTCCTTTAGCACTAGCGGTTTTGGCCATAGTTATGATGAGTAATTCGTTGAGCACTGTTGATATAGTTGAGCAACAAAATACTGCTGGTTTTCTTAGCTGGAATATATGGCGACAACCAGTAGGTTTTATTATTTTTTGGATCTGTGCATTAGCTGAATGCGAGAGACTACCTTTTGATTTGCCGGAGGCAGAAGAAGAACTTGTAGCTGGTTATCAAACGGAGTATGCAGGTATGAAATTCGCTCTGTTTTACTTAGCTGGATACATAAACCTTGTTTTATCTGCTTTACTTGTTTCGGTTCTTTACTTAGGAGGATGGGGTTTTCCAATCTCAATTGATTGGTTTGCATCTTTGATAGGACTTTCAATTGATAATCCATTAGTTCAAATTATTGCTGCGTCTGTTGGAATTGTTATGACAATCCTCAAGGCTTATTTACTGGTTTTTTTAGCAATCTTATTGAGATGGACTACTCCAAGAGTTCGGATTGATCAACTACTTGATTTAGGATGGAAGTTTCTTTTACCTATTTCGTTGGTCAATTTACTTGTAACTGCTTCACTTAAATTGGCATTTCCCATGACATTTGGCGGATAA
- a CDS encoding citrate synthase has translation MVLKPGLEGVPVTNSGICEINGTEGRLNYRGYPISELAQKSSFLETAFLLIWGELPDENELQKFEKDVQMHRRVSFRIRDMLKCFPESGHPMDALQASAASLGLFYSRRAIDDPKYIYDAVVRLIAKIPTMVAAFEQIRKGDDPIQPQDDLPYSSNFLYMLTERVPNPLAARVFDRCLILHAEHSLNASTFSARVTASTLTDPYAVVASAVGTLAGPLHGGANEDVIAMLEEIGRPDKASLFLKNAIEEKRKIMGFGHREYRVKDPRATILQAFAEELFLEFGKDEMYEVAKALEEEAISRLGPKGIFPNVDFYSGLVYRKLGIPRDLFTPVFAISRVAGWLAHWREQLGANRIFRPSQIYEGAKIRNWQPLENR, from the coding sequence TTGGTTTTAAAGCCAGGCTTGGAAGGGGTTCCAGTAACCAACTCAGGGATATGCGAAATCAATGGAACAGAAGGAAGACTGAATTACAGAGGTTATCCAATATCTGAGCTAGCCCAAAAAAGTAGTTTTTTAGAAACTGCATTTCTCTTGATATGGGGAGAACTTCCTGATGAAAATGAGCTCCAAAAATTTGAAAAGGACGTTCAAATGCATAGACGAGTTAGCTTTCGAATCAGAGATATGCTCAAGTGTTTTCCAGAATCTGGGCATCCCATGGATGCTCTACAAGCAAGTGCTGCATCTTTGGGCCTCTTTTATTCTCGAAGAGCAATTGATGATCCAAAATATATCTACGACGCAGTAGTTAGGTTGATTGCCAAAATTCCAACTATGGTTGCTGCTTTCGAGCAAATAAGAAAAGGAGATGATCCAATTCAACCCCAGGATGATTTGCCTTATTCTTCCAATTTCCTTTATATGCTCACAGAGAGGGTACCAAATCCTCTTGCAGCAAGAGTTTTCGACAGATGTTTAATTCTTCATGCCGAGCACAGTCTCAATGCGAGTACATTTAGCGCAAGAGTAACTGCCAGCACACTAACTGATCCTTATGCTGTAGTAGCTTCTGCCGTCGGGACATTAGCTGGCCCTCTTCATGGAGGGGCAAATGAAGATGTTATAGCAATGCTAGAAGAAATTGGAAGACCCGATAAAGCATCTTTATTTCTCAAGAATGCAATTGAAGAAAAAAGGAAAATCATGGGCTTTGGGCACAGGGAGTATCGCGTCAAAGACCCAAGAGCAACAATTTTACAAGCCTTCGCAGAGGAACTTTTCTTGGAATTCGGTAAAGATGAAATGTATGAAGTAGCGAAAGCACTTGAAGAAGAGGCTATTTCCAGATTGGGGCCAAAAGGTATATTCCCAAATGTTGACTTTTATTCTGGACTTGTTTACCGAAAGCTTGGTATTCCTCGAGATTTGTTCACACCAGTTTTTGCGATTTCCAGAGTTGCTGGTTGGTTGGCTCACTGGAGAGAACAACTCGGAGCAAATAGAATTTTTAGACCATCACAAATTTATGAAGGAGCAAAAATCAGAAATTGGCAGCCACTTGAGAACAGATAA
- a CDS encoding DUF3352 domain-containing protein → MKSRLSYFLILGIIILSIFTGIFIWRNNHLKRIPKSIGQSFNAPSSSKYIPRNTDLIFHWKLNPDTLTSHIENYQDKVSKHTINKKISFIRDSSFKLISLDFAKDISKWVGDYGSFALLDSNNKTLNDWIMVLAIKEDVNIEKELESILGSQLIDNSYKISNKISSSTAQIISKKINSTNSIYFANDKDNILIASNPQIIKSSMEKIDSNILDAKKEYKNIQLKDNLKDGLLLLEVSPKKILNLIGQEENLFEINEIDNLISSANLDKNNLYIEGIVNYDVKTKMPVKDINYNFIEIQKESELHKDLILVDNPNQYFREDSSHPYQKLIASLIKESTTYDNSTLFKKILDNSKGNLIWINDKEWLVINSKTDASKIEISEILKKENFLHSNIDFKNRKLEVWSKISANENEKYELKENIEAIIQEDEENYIWSQNLSSISNFDKKNYLKNYSDNENKVDELNDFDDVLKIHLGEEKTKRILNNFYPYILFKTMLGNELSPPKSIDISIAVPTINYPDFIKVKINLKTSS, encoded by the coding sequence ATGAAATCACGTCTATCCTATTTTTTAATATTAGGAATAATAATTTTATCAATTTTCACCGGGATATTTATCTGGCGCAACAATCATCTAAAGCGAATTCCTAAGTCCATAGGACAATCATTTAATGCTCCGTCTTCATCAAAATATATACCAAGAAATACTGATCTGATTTTTCACTGGAAACTAAATCCAGATACACTTACAAGCCATATAGAAAATTATCAAGATAAAGTTAGTAAACATACTATAAATAAAAAAATAAGTTTCATTAGAGATTCTTCTTTTAAATTAATTAGTCTTGATTTTGCAAAAGACATCTCAAAATGGGTAGGGGATTACGGAAGCTTTGCTTTATTAGACTCAAACAACAAAACTCTAAATGATTGGATTATGGTCTTAGCAATCAAAGAAGATGTAAATATTGAAAAAGAATTAGAATCTATTTTAGGCTCACAACTTATTGATAATAGTTACAAAATAAGCAATAAAATAAGCTCATCAACTGCACAAATAATTTCAAAAAAAATCAATTCAACTAATTCAATTTACTTTGCTAATGATAAAGATAATATTTTAATTGCATCCAATCCGCAAATCATAAAGTCTTCAATGGAGAAAATAGATAGCAATATATTAGATGCAAAAAAAGAGTATAAGAATATTCAATTAAAGGATAATCTTAAAGACGGTTTATTATTATTAGAAGTATCTCCAAAGAAGATTTTAAATCTGATAGGTCAAGAAGAAAATTTATTTGAGATAAATGAAATCGATAATTTAATATCATCTGCAAATTTAGATAAAAATAATTTATACATAGAAGGGATAGTAAATTATGATGTTAAAACTAAAATGCCAGTTAAAGATATTAATTATAATTTCATTGAAATACAAAAAGAATCTGAATTGCATAAAGATTTAATATTAGTTGATAATCCCAATCAGTATTTCAGGGAAGATTCTAGCCATCCATATCAAAAGCTTATAGCGTCTCTTATTAAAGAATCAACAACCTACGATAACTCAACTCTTTTCAAAAAAATTCTTGACAACTCTAAAGGAAATTTAATTTGGATAAATGATAAAGAATGGTTAGTTATAAATAGTAAAACTGATGCAAGTAAAATAGAGATAAGTGAAATTCTAAAAAAAGAGAACTTTTTACATTCAAATATAGATTTTAAAAATAGGAAGCTAGAGGTTTGGTCAAAAATAAGTGCAAATGAAAATGAAAAATATGAGCTAAAAGAAAACATTGAGGCAATTATTCAAGAAGATGAAGAGAATTACATTTGGAGTCAAAACTTATCATCTATTTCAAATTTTGATAAGAAAAATTACTTAAAAAATTATTCAGATAATGAAAACAAGGTAGATGAACTTAATGATTTTGATGATGTACTCAAAATACATTTAGGAGAAGAAAAAACTAAGAGAATTTTAAATAATTTCTATCCATATATATTATTTAAAACTATGCTAGGCAACGAACTCTCTCCCCCTAAGAGTATTGATATATCTATTGCAGTTCCTACCATTAATTATCCAGACTTCATCAAAGTTAAAATCAACTTAAAAACAAGTTCATAA
- a CDS encoding rhodanese-like domain-containing protein, with protein sequence MNHNVPLNISPKELNKILEDHSSEKPFIVDVREDNEIAIASFSFSVLHLPLSKYANWSAKIGELLPKDQPIVVVCHAGVRSLNFGIWLLEQGINKSVWNLVGGIDAWSTDVDQSVPRY encoded by the coding sequence ATGAATCATAATGTTCCTTTAAATATATCTCCAAAAGAGTTAAATAAAATCTTAGAAGATCATTCTTCTGAAAAACCATTTATCGTAGATGTGAGGGAGGATAATGAAATTGCTATTGCTTCATTTTCATTTTCAGTATTACATCTTCCTTTGAGTAAGTATGCAAACTGGTCAGCGAAAATAGGAGAACTGTTACCGAAGGATCAGCCTATTGTTGTTGTCTGTCATGCGGGTGTGAGAAGTTTGAATTTTGGTATTTGGCTTTTAGAACAAGGAATAAATAAAAGTGTTTGGAATCTTGTCGGGGGAATAGATGCTTGGAGTACTGATGTTGATCAATCTGTTCCAAGGTACTAA